The following coding sequences are from one Devosia yakushimensis window:
- a CDS encoding alpha/beta fold hydrolase, translating to MFRTAAIIAATTLLTSTAFAQSEPKGDTIEVNGMQMYYEVSGSGDPLVVLHGAYMNIPSMGEIIPKLAETHTVYALEFQGHGRTTDIDRPITYPNLADDVAAFMDAVELEKADVFGYSMGSAAALQLAIRHPEKVDQLVAASVAYDVSGWQPAFTAFIPQMAPEMFVGTPMEDEYKKLAVNKDGFRALVEKLIALEKEPMAWEADVKVLKAPMLIIAGDADVSTLEHNVALFRLLGGGVMGDMGEPLPASRLAVLPATSHTAVINQVELLHAFIEPFLQGETPAGFMQ from the coding sequence ATGTTCCGCACCGCCGCCATCATCGCCGCCACGACCCTCTTGACCAGCACCGCCTTCGCCCAGTCCGAACCCAAGGGCGACACCATCGAGGTCAATGGCATGCAGATGTATTATGAGGTCTCCGGCTCCGGCGACCCGCTGGTCGTCCTGCATGGCGCCTATATGAATATTCCGAGCATGGGCGAGATCATCCCCAAATTGGCCGAGACCCACACCGTCTATGCCCTCGAATTCCAGGGCCATGGCCGCACCACCGATATCGACCGGCCGATCACCTATCCCAACCTGGCCGATGACGTTGCCGCCTTCATGGATGCCGTCGAACTCGAAAAGGCCGACGTCTTCGGCTATTCCATGGGCTCGGCCGCCGCTCTGCAACTGGCCATCCGCCACCCCGAAAAAGTCGACCAATTGGTGGCCGCCTCGGTAGCCTACGACGTCTCCGGCTGGCAGCCAGCCTTCACCGCCTTCATCCCGCAGATGGCGCCCGAAATGTTCGTGGGCACCCCGATGGAGGATGAATACAAGAAGCTGGCCGTAAACAAGGATGGCTTCCGCGCCCTGGTCGAAAAACTGATCGCCCTGGAAAAAGAGCCAATGGCCTGGGAGGCCGACGTCAAGGTCCTCAAGGCGCCCATGCTGATCATTGCCGGGGACGCCGATGTCTCGACGCTTGAGCACAATGTCGCCCTGTTCCGCCTGCTCGGCGGCGGTGTGATGGGCGACATGGGTGAACCGCTGCCGGCCTCGCGCCTGGCCGTGCTTCCCGCCACCTCCCACACGGCCGTCATCAACCAGGTCGAATTGCTGCATGCCTTTATCGAGCCCTTTCTCCAGGGCGAGACTCCAGCC